A region of the Myxococcus stipitatus DSM 14675 genome:
GCTGGGGCGGCAGCAGTTCCTCGCGGGCGACGCGTTCTCGCTCGCAGACGTGACGTGGATGCCGTACCTCGGGTACCTGGGCGCGACGTCCGCGAAGGACCTCATCGGCAAGTACCCGAACGTGAGCGCGTGGTGGAATCGCATCAGCGCTCGGCCCTCGTGGAAGAAGGTCGCGGGATAGCGCGAGGCGCGGCCTCTTTCGCGCGCGTCGGACGTGGACGTGCTCCGGCGCGCCGAGGGGATTCACGTCGCCGTCGAGGCGCCGCCTCGGGATGTCCTTGTCGTGCTCGGGAACGTGGTGAAGAGTCGCTCCGCCAGGCCGGACTCCCTCCGGCCCGCATGTTCACGGAAGAGCGACGTCGATGAAAGTCTACGGCCACCCGGGCAGCATCTACACGCGCATGGTCCTCGCCACGTTGGCGGAGAAGGGGCATGAGGCGGAGTTCGTCCTCGTCGACCTGCCGACGGGGGCGCACAAGCTGCCGGAGCACCTGGCTCGCCACCCGTTCGGCGTGGTCCCCGCGTTCGAGGACAACGACGGCTTCTCGCTCTACGAGTCGCAGGCCATCATCCGCTATCTGGACCGCAAGCTGGAGGGACCGTCGCTGGTGCCGTCCCAGCCGCGCGCCTGTGCCGTGATGGAGCAGTCCATCAGCGTGGGGTTGAACTACTTCGCGCCGAACGCCTTCAAGGTCATCTGGGAGAAGTTCCTGAAGCAGTTCATGGGGGGCGGCGTCGTGGATGAGGCCGTGGTGATGGCGGGGCGCCAGGGGATGGAGAAGGTGTTCGCCCTCATCGACCCGACGCTGGCGCGGCAGCCGTTCCTCGCGGGCGATGCAGTCTCGCTCGCCGACGTGACGTGGATGCCCTTCATGGCGTACCTCTTCCCCGCGGGAGAGGAGGACACGGTGGCCCGGTACAAGAACGTGGCCGCGTGGTGGGAGCGCACGAGCAGCCGTCCCGCGTGGCGGAAGGTCACCGGCGAGTAGTCCTTCTCGCCGCGGGGGCTCGCGGGCGTGTGCCGCGCGTGAGCCCCCATTCCGCGAGTCGCTACACCGAGCGGAGCCGAGGCGCGGGTGTCTCCGAGGATTCGGCATGCCCGGCGCCGCTCGATGACGAGGGCCGCCACATGAACCACTGGGGAGGACCTCCGTCGAAGCAGGGCTCGGTGCGCTGGAGCTCGAAGCCGAAGCCTTGGTACCAGTCGCGATTGGAGGCCTTGGCCGTCTCCAGGAAGCACGGAGCGCGAGTCTGCTCGGCCAATTCCAGCCCCGCGCGCATCAGCCGAGCCCCCAGCCCGCGCCCTTGGTAGGCCGGGTCCACGGCGATGACATCCAGGTACCAGTGGGGCGGCGTGGGAGGGTGGTAGCGGTCCAGTCGCGCCAGGGCTTGGAGGGCCAGTCGCGCGCGGCTCGGGAAGTGACGCAGTCCGGCCCAGAGGGTGGGCAGGTAGACCGCCTGTCTGCGGAGCGACGGTGGATAGGCGCCTGGACGGAGCCACGACGCGAGGCCCGTGAGTCGTCCGTTGTCGACGGTGACGTGCACCACGCCGTGTGTCAGCGAGTCCTTCACGCAGCCGATGTAGAACGCCGAGGACACGTGGGCCCGCTTCTCGGAGGAGCCCGGGAACAGCTCCGCGAGGAAGGGGTAGTCATCGAAGGCCCGCGCGCACAGCGGGCCCACCTGGTTCATCAACGCGGGTTCGAAGTCCTGGACGCTGACCGTCATGGTGCGATGAATGTAGTCCGGTCTCGAGGTGTTCACCTGTGCCGACCCTGGATTCCAACGTCTCCATCCACCGTGCGACCCGCGAGGACGCCGCGTTCTTCCCCGACATCGAGCGTGCGTCGGGAGTGCTGTTCCGTCAGCTCGAGGCGCTGGCGTGGATTGCCGATGACGACGTCATGGCGGAGGCGGCGCATCTGCCGTTGATTGACGCGGGGGCCGTGTGGGTCGCGCGGGATGCGGAGGTGGGCGTCGTGGGCTTCCTCTCGGCGCAGCAGGTGGGGGGCGTGCTGCATGTCTGGCAGATGGCGGTGAATCCCTCGCATCAGCGGCGCGGCCTGGGACGCGCGCTGCTCCGAGCCGCCGCCGTGTTCGCCCGCGACGCGGACCTCGAGGCCATCACCCTGACGACGTTCCTCGAGGTGCCGTGGAACGAGCCGTTCTATGTGGGACTTGGCTTCACGCGCATTCCGGACGACGCGCTGGATGACCGGCTCCGCGA
Encoded here:
- a CDS encoding GNAT family N-acetyltransferase → MTVSVQDFEPALMNQVGPLCARAFDDYPFLAELFPGSSEKRAHVSSAFYIGCVKDSLTHGVVHVTVDNGRLTGLASWLRPGAYPPSLRRQAVYLPTLWAGLRHFPSRARLALQALARLDRYHPPTPPHWYLDVIAVDPAYQGRGLGARLMRAGLELAEQTRAPCFLETAKASNRDWYQGFGFELQRTEPCFDGGPPQWFMWRPSSSSGAGHAESSETPAPRLRSV
- a CDS encoding GNAT family N-acetyltransferase; this encodes MPTLDSNVSIHRATREDAAFFPDIERASGVLFRQLEALAWIADDDVMAEAAHLPLIDAGAVWVARDAEVGVVGFLSAQQVGGVLHVWQMAVNPSHQRRGLGRALLRAAAVFARDADLEAITLTTFLEVPWNEPFYVGLGFTRIPDDALDDRLREVLAKEAQAGLPRERRCALSLNPRVLAD
- a CDS encoding glutathione S-transferase family protein, which encodes MKVYGHPGSIYTRMVLATLAEKGHEAEFVLVDLPTGAHKLPEHLARHPFGVVPAFEDNDGFSLYESQAIIRYLDRKLEGPSLVPSQPRACAVMEQSISVGLNYFAPNAFKVIWEKFLKQFMGGGVVDEAVVMAGRQGMEKVFALIDPTLARQPFLAGDAVSLADVTWMPFMAYLFPAGEEDTVARYKNVAAWWERTSSRPAWRKVTGE